One genomic segment of Humidesulfovibrio mexicanus includes these proteins:
- the csrA gene encoding carbon storage regulator CsrA, which produces MLILTRRPGESLYLGENIKLKVLSIQGKQIKLGLDVPEDMTVYREEVYLKIKEQNSLALEASGQDLLAAASLWQEDQK; this is translated from the coding sequence ATGCTCATCCTCACCAGACGCCCGGGAGAGAGTCTCTACCTGGGCGAGAACATCAAACTCAAGGTGTTGAGCATCCAGGGCAAGCAGATCAAGCTTGGCCTGGACGTGCCTGAGGATATGACCGTGTACCGGGAAGAGGTCTACCTCAAGATCAAGGAACAGAACAGCCTGGCCCTTGAGGCCAGTGGGCAGGATCTGCTTGCGGCGGCGTCGTTATGGCAGGAAGACCAAAAGTAG
- a CDS encoding flagellar basal body L-ring protein FlgH: MNTRIPVLLLATLLLGCAAEKRPMPEPMLTPLNNIEPEPVNNPGSLFEAGQSDFLFDDNRANKVGDIVMVSVTEVTTGKHKADTTATKENTNTYSITAMPKTGVYGTLGKVVPGVTNVGVPGVGTGSASDLKSTGETKQESNLTATVATRVIRMLPGKVMQVEGARQIRINDETQILVVRGLVRQRDINANNTVPSTALAEARIEVYGQGSLSDKQRAGWFSRMLDNVWPF, from the coding sequence ATGAATACGCGCATTCCCGTGCTCCTGCTGGCGACGCTGCTGCTGGGCTGCGCCGCGGAGAAGCGGCCCATGCCCGAGCCCATGCTCACCCCGCTGAACAACATCGAACCCGAGCCGGTGAACAACCCCGGTTCGCTTTTCGAGGCCGGGCAGTCGGATTTTCTTTTTGACGACAACCGGGCCAACAAGGTCGGCGATATCGTCATGGTCTCCGTCACCGAGGTCACCACGGGCAAGCACAAGGCCGACACCACGGCCACGAAGGAAAACACCAACACCTACAGCATTACCGCCATGCCCAAGACGGGCGTGTACGGAACGCTGGGCAAGGTGGTTCCCGGCGTCACCAACGTCGGCGTTCCCGGGGTGGGCACAGGCAGCGCCAGCGACCTCAAGAGCACCGGGGAGACCAAGCAGGAGTCAAATCTTACCGCGACGGTGGCCACGCGCGTCATCCGCATGTTGCCGGGCAAGGTCATGCAGGTGGAGGGCGCCCGCCAGATACGCATCAACGACGAGACCCAGATCCTGGTGGTGCGCGGCCTGGTGCGCCAGCGCGACATCAACGCGAACAACACCGTGCCGTCCACGGCCCTGGCCGAAGCCCGCATCGAGGTGTACGGGCAGGGGTCGCTTTCCGACAAGCAGCGGGCTGGATGGTTTTCCAGAATGCTCGACAACGTCTGGCCGTTCTAG
- the fliW gene encoding flagellar assembly protein FliW — protein MAGRPKVVVIQTKLGEREVRRDSVVYFPHGLIGLDDKREFVLIPVRENSPFLLLQCVTDPGLGLLVADPFPFLPDYNVRLEQAEKKILRVETIRQIAVLVTVTIPRNRPEETTLNLSGPIILNSKARIGLQVPQTDSKYPLHFRLVDAQRAAPRPDGEPAAG, from the coding sequence ATGGCAGGAAGACCAAAAGTAGTCGTCATCCAGACCAAGCTGGGAGAGCGGGAAGTGCGGCGCGACAGCGTTGTGTATTTTCCGCACGGCCTTATCGGCCTGGACGATAAGCGCGAGTTCGTGCTCATCCCGGTGCGCGAGAATTCCCCCTTCCTTTTGCTGCAGTGCGTCACCGATCCCGGACTCGGCCTGCTTGTGGCGGACCCTTTTCCGTTTCTGCCGGACTACAACGTACGGCTGGAGCAGGCGGAGAAGAAGATCCTGCGCGTGGAGACAATCCGCCAGATCGCGGTGCTCGTCACGGTGACCATTCCGCGAAACCGCCCGGAAGAGACCACGCTGAACCTCTCCGGCCCCATCATTTTGAACAGCAAGGCCCGCATAGGCCTGCAGGTTCCGCAGACGGACTCCAAGTACCCGCTGCACTTCCGCTTGGTGGACGCCCAGCGCGCCGCGCCCCGTCCCGATGGAGAGCCCGCCGCGGGATGA
- a CDS encoding flagellar basal body P-ring protein FlgI, translated as MRHQYSIIARAERLRRRERLRNLAVIIVSLALFVLAGAVPANAVRLKDIASFSGMRNNELVGYGLVVGLAGTGDGTTSEFTIRSLTNMLEKMGVSVNPTNLKPKNSAAVMVTARMPSSARPGSPLDVTISSMGDAKSLLGGVLLLTPLRGLDGRVYAVAQGSLTLGGYSAEGQAATAQKNITTVARIPNGATIEREVPFHFNRQEGLTINIAGTPDFGTAMQVVNRINSAVGGGHAKALDAATIQMTIPKKFQNNIVPLVASLENLDISPDSRARVVVDEKTGTVVLGGNVRLTKVAVAHGNLQIVVSESPNVSQPGPFAQRGQTVVTPQTDVNVKEQNNRLLLMEGATLQELVDGLNSVGATPRDLISILRTLKTAGSLHADLEVI; from the coding sequence ATGCGCCATCAATATTCCATCATCGCACGGGCGGAACGGCTGCGCCGCAGGGAGCGCCTGCGCAACTTGGCGGTCATCATCGTGTCCCTGGCGCTCTTTGTGCTGGCCGGGGCTGTTCCGGCAAACGCCGTGCGCCTGAAGGACATCGCCAGCTTTTCCGGAATGCGCAACAACGAATTGGTGGGCTACGGCCTGGTGGTCGGTCTTGCCGGCACAGGCGATGGCACCACGTCCGAGTTCACCATCCGCTCGCTCACCAACATGCTGGAAAAAATGGGCGTGTCCGTGAACCCCACGAACCTCAAGCCAAAGAATTCCGCCGCAGTCATGGTTACGGCGCGTATGCCGTCTTCGGCCAGGCCGGGCTCGCCGCTGGATGTCACCATTTCCTCCATGGGCGACGCCAAGAGCCTGCTTGGCGGCGTGCTGCTGCTGACCCCGCTGCGCGGACTGGACGGCCGCGTGTACGCCGTGGCCCAGGGTTCGCTGACCCTTGGCGGCTATTCGGCCGAGGGCCAGGCCGCCACGGCCCAGAAGAACATCACCACGGTGGCCCGCATTCCGAACGGCGCCACCATCGAGCGCGAGGTGCCCTTCCATTTCAACAGGCAGGAGGGGCTCACCATCAATATCGCCGGCACGCCGGACTTCGGCACCGCCATGCAGGTTGTCAACCGCATCAATTCCGCGGTTGGCGGCGGCCACGCCAAGGCCTTGGACGCGGCCACCATTCAGATGACGATTCCCAAGAAGTTTCAGAACAATATCGTTCCGCTGGTGGCCTCGCTGGAGAATCTGGACATCTCGCCCGATTCCCGCGCCCGCGTGGTGGTGGACGAAAAGACCGGCACTGTGGTGCTGGGCGGAAACGTGCGCTTGACCAAGGTGGCCGTGGCCCACGGCAACCTGCAGATCGTGGTTTCCGAATCGCCCAACGTGAGCCAGCCAGGCCCCTTTGCCCAGCGCGGGCAGACAGTTGTCACCCCGCAGACCGACGTGAACGTGAAGGAGCAGAACAACCGTCTGTTGCTCATGGAGGGCGCCACCCTGCAGGAACTGGTGGATGGCCTGAACTCCGTCGGCGCGACCCCGCGCGACCTCATCTCCATATTGCGGACGCTCAAGACTGCCGGTTCGCTCCACGCCGACCTGGAGGTCATCTAG
- a CDS encoding rod-binding protein — MTNIAAQDAATAAKKAQDSELVALKRQMDKLKNELTPGPDKRQKLRSACQNFEAVFISKLWEQMRATVPKSGMFNSQQEEMYRSMFDREFTEKMARDGGIGLGDMLYSQLQDKLTGGGKSTGVTGERMLNGSLVKAPVDERGTDGKIPEPKTFAVPASKNGMAAQGAAARKTVGAAEQTLASASQTISEASRTLGVADGRSVPLPPASVAAADMADVEALARRIEADYDRRQVETASAQLRAGRYGASSVETPLPGRKFAIIG, encoded by the coding sequence ATGACGAACATCGCCGCCCAGGACGCCGCCACGGCGGCCAAGAAGGCTCAGGACAGCGAACTTGTCGCCCTCAAGCGGCAGATGGACAAGCTCAAGAACGAACTGACCCCCGGGCCGGACAAGCGGCAAAAGCTGCGCTCGGCCTGCCAGAACTTCGAAGCCGTGTTCATCAGCAAACTGTGGGAGCAGATGCGCGCCACCGTGCCCAAGAGCGGCATGTTCAACTCCCAGCAGGAGGAGATGTACCGCTCCATGTTCGACCGGGAATTCACGGAAAAAATGGCCCGGGACGGGGGCATCGGCCTTGGCGACATGTTGTACTCGCAGCTTCAAGACAAGCTCACGGGGGGCGGCAAGAGCACGGGTGTCACCGGCGAGCGGATGCTGAACGGGAGCCTGGTCAAGGCCCCGGTGGACGAGCGCGGCACGGACGGAAAGATCCCCGAACCCAAGACCTTCGCCGTGCCCGCCTCGAAGAACGGTATGGCCGCCCAGGGCGCCGCCGCACGGAAAACCGTGGGCGCTGCGGAGCAGACCCTGGCTTCCGCCTCGCAGACCATCTCCGAGGCCTCCAGGACGCTTGGCGTTGCGGACGGGCGTTCGGTTCCGCTGCCTCCCGCCTCGGTCGCCGCGGCCGACATGGCAGATGTGGAGGCGCTGGCCCGGCGCATTGAGGCCGATTACGACCGCAGGCAGGTGGAGACCGCGAGCGCCCAATTGCGCGCCGGGCGTTATGGCGCTTCCAGCGTCGAGACGCCTTTGCCTGGCCGCAAATTTGCAATCATCGGGTAG
- the flgL gene encoding flagellar hook-associated protein FlgL, translating into MLRVSTQMMYTQSVSYLNSKLSTLTELNEQASSQKRVNRPSDDAVGAATILNLRTTLSTYDQYLENIATAQGWLSTSDTTLTQVSTLLTRAKGLAEQGATGTLGAENRKQIAYEMREIYEQLIALANTEYQNKSIYGGQVTDQNAFTECLWMTSNEASLSTSNSFRIEGDTDYTVLVQFVNSGATTGSSALMSACDVRYSIDGGVTFLDGSVATNAAGEIVVSMPESGTSITFAKDTQVKANSMTNTNDANGTWMWIRPSAVYNGDDADNSATSVSGTGVGANQISATARGAFSTNAMVRIDNSTAVSMGGEIEYSYSLDNGITWVTGNKVSADTTSNATVLNLTNGGLLTLASNGSNMLQPGTQFLITPNTAAVSLQVSSSESIRVNDVGKDIFGGIYQDPQKVLANGGDRLTLSSSNASAVFSSATSIYTSNGGNISQNLFETIGNLVAFMETNNQQGISQALDGIKLCQTQITTALASVGGRENRLSTTKTIVGNLSDSVTSQLSSVEDVDLTKLLIQLSQQETAYQAVLKSSSMVMQMSLLDYV; encoded by the coding sequence ATGCTGCGCGTCTCCACACAAATGATGTACACCCAGTCGGTGAGCTATCTGAACAGCAAGCTCTCCACGCTCACTGAACTCAATGAACAGGCCTCCTCGCAGAAGCGCGTGAACAGACCCTCGGACGACGCGGTGGGCGCGGCGACGATATTGAACCTGCGCACCACGCTTTCCACCTACGACCAGTATTTGGAGAACATCGCCACCGCGCAGGGCTGGCTGTCCACCTCCGACACCACCCTGACCCAGGTGTCCACGCTGCTTACCCGCGCCAAGGGCCTGGCGGAGCAGGGCGCCACCGGAACCTTGGGCGCCGAAAACCGCAAGCAGATCGCCTACGAGATGCGCGAGATCTACGAACAGCTCATCGCCCTGGCCAACACCGAGTACCAGAACAAGAGCATCTACGGCGGCCAGGTGACGGACCAGAACGCCTTCACGGAATGCCTGTGGATGACTTCGAACGAGGCGTCGCTGAGCACAAGCAACTCCTTCCGCATTGAGGGCGACACCGACTACACCGTGCTGGTGCAGTTCGTGAACAGCGGCGCCACAACCGGCAGCTCCGCCCTTATGAGCGCGTGCGACGTGCGCTACAGCATAGATGGCGGCGTGACCTTCCTGGACGGCAGCGTGGCCACCAACGCCGCAGGCGAGATCGTGGTCAGTATGCCGGAGAGCGGCACCTCCATCACCTTCGCCAAGGATACCCAGGTGAAGGCCAACAGCATGACCAACACCAACGACGCCAACGGTACCTGGATGTGGATACGTCCTTCGGCCGTGTACAACGGGGATGATGCCGACAACTCCGCAACCTCGGTCAGCGGCACGGGCGTCGGGGCGAACCAGATTTCAGCAACGGCGCGCGGGGCGTTCAGCACCAACGCGATGGTGCGCATAGACAACTCCACCGCCGTGAGCATGGGCGGCGAGATCGAGTATTCCTACAGCCTGGACAACGGCATCACCTGGGTGACCGGCAATAAGGTTTCGGCGGACACGACCTCCAACGCCACAGTGCTGAACCTGACCAACGGCGGTCTGCTCACGCTGGCGTCGAACGGATCCAACATGCTCCAGCCGGGCACGCAGTTCCTCATCACGCCGAACACGGCGGCAGTGAGCCTGCAGGTGAGCTCCAGTGAGTCCATCCGCGTCAACGATGTCGGCAAGGACATTTTTGGGGGCATCTATCAGGATCCGCAGAAGGTGCTGGCAAACGGGGGCGACAGGCTCACCCTTTCAAGCAGCAACGCCTCCGCCGTCTTCAGCTCCGCCACAAGCATCTACACCAGCAATGGCGGCAACATAAGTCAGAACCTTTTCGAGACCATCGGCAACCTGGTGGCCTTCATGGAGACCAACAACCAGCAGGGCATCAGCCAGGCGCTGGACGGCATCAAGCTTTGCCAGACGCAGATCACCACCGCGCTGGCAAGTGTTGGCGGTCGCGAGAACCGGCTTTCCACCACCAAGACCATCGTGGGCAACCTCTCGGACAGCGTCACCTCGCAGTTGAGCAGCGTGGAGGATGTGGACTTGACCAAGCTGCTCATACAGCTTTCGCAGCAGGAAACCGCATACCAGGCCGTGCTCAAGAGTTCGTCCATGGTCATGCAGATGAGCCTGCTTGACTACGTTTAG
- the flgK gene encoding flagellar hook-associated protein FlgK has product MSSMTSIMGVAKTGLTAAQAAIAVTSENITNVNTAGYSRRTVSFAEAYVDDSVRGQVGSGVWANEVQRNFSQYIENQYYDQASLRDRWESLYTNLSNTESLFNESSGYGLSKTLSNFFKSWEDLVQSTDNASSRGNVIENSQTLISTLRELNEDIITQQQQAEAAIIQQVSEVNDLLKQISELNKKISNTLADTNALQDTRAQLVRELSGYMDINYIDNGRGDITITTQSGQALVDGFNYYSISYDAPQATADIKSTSSFDGQVYFSGSDNQEYTLEVVQGGSVTSGTGAALFRVSVDGGRTWLKDDDGNELHVSARNEDTAAEVGALSIWFGTSSDSDVAPTTNLSVGDKFCIVPTRALYWNENTSIKENITPYTDSSGVLDSSRLTGGTLSALCTYKNDYLGAYREKLDAVAETVVWEVNRLHSQGAGLENITDVYGTYSAKHDDMALGSNSAGLAFGDKLTAGSAFMYVYNSTTGLQITTGLQSNGGALDFGGGANFDPSVHTLEDVRDAINNTYGTYMTASIVNHQLTISANDGYSFNMGTDSTGLYAALGLNTYFTGSSCSDIGLNTAVTTDTDRLCAGHVNSAGQANQGDGTTATAISDLLDKKVTINTLREGTVSETLSSFYSGLVSQVGADTAQSKYKYTYTEALASDLDDQQQAISGVNIDEEMTNLIKYQHAYTAAAKLITTADEMMQVLLSLKS; this is encoded by the coding sequence ATGTCGAGCATGACCTCCATCATGGGTGTGGCCAAGACGGGCCTCACCGCCGCCCAGGCGGCCATTGCCGTCACCAGCGAAAACATCACCAACGTCAATACCGCTGGGTACAGCAGGCGCACGGTAAGCTTCGCAGAGGCCTACGTGGACGACAGCGTCCGCGGGCAGGTGGGGTCAGGCGTCTGGGCCAACGAGGTTCAGCGCAATTTCAGTCAGTACATCGAGAACCAGTACTACGACCAGGCGTCCCTGCGCGACCGCTGGGAGAGCCTGTACACCAACCTTTCGAACACCGAGAGCCTGTTCAACGAATCCTCTGGCTATGGCCTTTCCAAGACCTTGAGCAACTTCTTCAAGTCCTGGGAGGATCTTGTCCAGTCCACGGACAACGCCAGCAGCCGTGGCAACGTCATTGAGAACAGCCAAACGCTCATCTCCACCTTGCGCGAACTGAACGAGGACATCATCACCCAGCAGCAGCAGGCCGAGGCCGCCATCATCCAGCAGGTGAGCGAGGTCAACGACCTGCTCAAGCAGATTTCCGAACTGAACAAGAAGATCTCCAACACCCTGGCCGACACCAACGCCCTGCAGGATACTCGCGCGCAGCTTGTGCGGGAGCTGTCCGGGTACATGGACATCAACTACATTGATAACGGCCGCGGCGACATCACCATCACCACCCAGTCCGGCCAGGCTTTGGTGGATGGCTTCAACTACTACTCCATCTCCTACGACGCGCCCCAGGCCACGGCGGACATCAAGAGCACGTCCTCCTTTGACGGGCAGGTGTATTTTTCCGGTTCCGACAACCAGGAGTACACCCTTGAGGTCGTGCAGGGGGGCAGCGTGACCAGCGGAACCGGCGCGGCCCTGTTCCGCGTCTCCGTGGACGGCGGCCGCACCTGGCTCAAGGACGACGATGGAAACGAACTGCACGTCTCCGCCCGCAATGAGGACACGGCGGCCGAAGTTGGAGCGCTGTCCATCTGGTTCGGCACCAGCTCCGATTCGGATGTCGCGCCCACGACGAACCTTTCCGTGGGCGACAAGTTCTGCATTGTGCCCACGCGCGCGCTGTACTGGAACGAGAACACCTCCATCAAGGAGAACATCACCCCCTACACGGATTCTTCGGGCGTGCTCGACAGTTCGCGACTCACAGGCGGCACGCTCTCGGCCTTGTGCACCTATAAGAACGACTACCTGGGCGCCTATCGCGAAAAGCTCGACGCCGTGGCCGAGACCGTGGTCTGGGAAGTGAACCGCCTGCACAGCCAGGGCGCCGGGCTTGAGAACATCACCGATGTCTACGGAACCTACTCGGCGAAGCACGATGACATGGCGCTGGGCAGCAACAGCGCGGGCCTGGCCTTCGGCGACAAGCTCACGGCCGGCAGCGCCTTCATGTACGTTTATAACAGCACCACCGGCCTGCAGATCACCACTGGCCTGCAGTCCAACGGCGGTGCGCTGGATTTCGGCGGCGGCGCGAACTTCGACCCCAGCGTGCATACCCTGGAGGACGTGCGCGACGCCATCAACAACACCTACGGCACCTACATGACGGCCAGCATTGTGAACCACCAGCTGACCATCTCCGCCAATGACGGCTACTCGTTCAACATGGGCACCGACTCCACCGGCCTGTATGCGGCCCTGGGGCTGAACACGTATTTCACCGGCTCCTCATGTTCGGACATTGGACTGAATACAGCCGTCACCACGGACACCGACCGCCTGTGCGCAGGCCACGTGAACAGCGCCGGGCAGGCCAACCAGGGCGACGGCACAACCGCCACGGCCATTTCCGATTTGCTGGACAAGAAGGTCACCATCAACACCCTGCGCGAGGGAACCGTCAGCGAGACCCTGAGCAGTTTCTACTCCGGCCTGGTGAGCCAGGTCGGCGCGGATACGGCGCAGTCCAAGTACAAGTACACGTACACAGAGGCGCTGGCCTCCGATCTCGACGACCAGCAGCAGGCCATCTCCGGGGTCAACATCGACGAGGAGATGACCAACCTTATCAAATATCAGCACGCGTACACGGCCGCTGCAAAGCTCATCACCACGGCCGACGAGATGATGCAGGTGCTGCTCTCGCTCAAGTCCTAG
- the flgN gene encoding flagellar export chaperone FlgN — protein sequence MIATIQENLTRQIRALELLSTLLEEEFSHLLARKPHDVSELELSIQELMRQIALERRSLRAVISGSYPGMSRVAEVARGLSTEQAQELTALLADLDRAEQMCAIQADKNRQLVLGLYDQSLSLLKRLHKAIEPGKSDVYSRRGRYADNKTPQASVFRGGV from the coding sequence ATGATCGCAACCATTCAGGAAAATTTGACCCGGCAGATTCGTGCGCTGGAACTCCTCTCCACCCTTCTGGAAGAAGAATTTTCCCATTTGCTGGCCCGCAAGCCCCATGATGTGAGCGAGCTTGAGCTTTCCATCCAGGAGCTTATGCGCCAGATAGCCCTGGAGCGCCGTTCGCTGCGCGCCGTGATCTCGGGGAGCTACCCCGGCATGTCCCGCGTGGCCGAAGTGGCCAGGGGCCTTTCCACAGAACAGGCGCAGGAACTGACCGCGCTTCTGGCCGATCTGGACCGCGCCGAGCAGATGTGCGCCATCCAGGCGGACAAGAACCGCCAGTTGGTGCTTGGGCTCTACGACCAGAGCCTTTCGCTGCTCAAGCGGCTGCACAAGGCCATCGAACCGGGCAAGAGCGACGTGTATTCGCGCCGGGGCCGCTACGCAGACAACAAGACCCCACAGGCGTCGGTTTTCCGCGGGGGTGTCTAA